The following coding sequences lie in one Oncorhynchus gorbuscha isolate QuinsamMale2020 ecotype Even-year linkage group LG10, OgorEven_v1.0, whole genome shotgun sequence genomic window:
- the LOC124045943 gene encoding microtubule-associated protein RP/EB family member 3-like isoform X2: protein MAVNVYSTSVTGDNLSRHDMLSWINESVQMNYAKIEQLCSGAAYCQFMDMLFPGCIPLKKVKFQAKLETEFLHNFKLLQTSFKKIGVDKIIPVDKLIKGKFQDNFEFVQWFKKLFDANYDGKEYDPLGARQGQDTAPTPNPGQVASKPRKPTTVQFHSSPPLYQTSGESRSPTCDLCWIQLPRGLQRQLPNPRPGQQGVPCGGPGGQRTWRGWS, encoded by the exons ATGGCTGTGAACGTTTACTCCACATCTGTGACCGGCGACAACCTTAGTCGCCATGATATGCTTTCTTGGATCAACGAGTCTGTACAGATGAACTACGCCAAGATTGAGCAGTTGTGCTCAG GTGCCGCTTACTGTCAGTTCATGGACATGCTTTTCCCTGGATGCATCCCTTTGAAGAAGGTAAAATTTCAGGCAAAACTAGAGACTGAGTTCCTCCACAACTTCAAACTTCTGCAGACCAGTTTTAAGAAGATTGGGGTTGACAAG ATCATTCCTGTGGATAAATTGATAAAAGGCAAGTTCCAGGACAACTTTGAGTTTGTGCAATGGTTCAAGAAATTATTTGATGCCAACTACGATGGAAAGGAGTATGACCCACTTGGTGCTCGCCAGGGCCAGGACACTGCTCCTACGCCCAACCCAGGGCAGGTCGCATCCAAGCCAAGAAAGCCCACCACTG TACAGTTCCACAGCTCCCCACCTCTTTATCAGACCAGCGGCGAGAGTCG ttCGCCAACTTGTGATTTGTGTTGGATCCAGCTCCCACGAGGTCTACAACGGCAGTTACCAAACCCCCGCCCAGGTCAGCAGGGAGTGCCTTGCGGAGGCCCGGGGGGGCAGAGGACGTGGAGAGGGTGGAGCTAG
- the LOC124045943 gene encoding microtubule-associated protein RP/EB family member 1-like isoform X1 encodes MAVNVYSTSVTGDNLSRHDMLSWINESVQMNYAKIEQLCSGAAYCQFMDMLFPGCIPLKKVKFQAKLETEFLHNFKLLQTSFKKIGVDKIIPVDKLIKGKFQDNFEFVQWFKKLFDANYDGKEYDPLGARQGQDTAPTPNPGQVASKPRKPTTAPTRSTTAVTKPPPRSAGSALRRPGGAEDVERVELAQEVSSLKATVQDMEKERDFYFGKLRSIEVICQEVDGEADTTMQKIMDVLYATDEGFVIPDAEGEEPEEF; translated from the exons ATGGCTGTGAACGTTTACTCCACATCTGTGACCGGCGACAACCTTAGTCGCCATGATATGCTTTCTTGGATCAACGAGTCTGTACAGATGAACTACGCCAAGATTGAGCAGTTGTGCTCAG GTGCCGCTTACTGTCAGTTCATGGACATGCTTTTCCCTGGATGCATCCCTTTGAAGAAGGTAAAATTTCAGGCAAAACTAGAGACTGAGTTCCTCCACAACTTCAAACTTCTGCAGACCAGTTTTAAGAAGATTGGGGTTGACAAG ATCATTCCTGTGGATAAATTGATAAAAGGCAAGTTCCAGGACAACTTTGAGTTTGTGCAATGGTTCAAGAAATTATTTGATGCCAACTACGATGGAAAGGAGTATGACCCACTTGGTGCTCGCCAGGGCCAGGACACTGCTCCTACGCCCAACCCAGGGCAGGTCGCATCCAAGCCAAGAAAGCCCACCACTG CTCCCACGAGGTCTACAACGGCAGTTACCAAACCCCCGCCCAGGTCAGCAGGGAGTGCCTTGCGGAGGCCCGGGGGGGCAGAGGACGTGGAGAGGGTGGAGCTAGCCCAGGAG GTCAGTTCCCTGAAGGCCACTGTCCaggacatggagaaagagagagacttttATTTTGGAAAGCTGAGGTCCATTGAGGTCATCTGCCAAGAAGTGGATGGAGAGGCAGATACGACGATGCAGAAGATTATGGATGTTCTATACGCCACTGAT GAGGGGTTTGTTATTCCTGATGCTGAAGGAGAAGAACCAGAAGAGTTCTGA